The nucleotide sequence AGTAGTTTGTGCAGCATTTTTTATGGACTTTATTTCTCATAGCAAAACTCCAATTAATGTTGTCTTGGTCCCCAACAAAAACACTTGTTATCATCCAAAAAAAATAGGCCCAGGTTGGTCTTCTACCAGAGTTGTCCTTTAAGGTCatgctgtagcctaaatgttttttttgcttttgtctttgttgtggctgtttgtgtgtgtgatttgatcAGTTGTCTGTCATTCAATAAACTGATGTGTTGTTGTTTCATTGACTTTCATTGTTACTTTGAGTGGCGTTTGCATGATGGTTAGACTTTTGTTGGCAGCATGATATTGATATTAAATAGAGCTGATgctctgtattgtgtgtgtgtgtgtatgtgtgtgtgagagagagtttgtgcgCCTGTGACCTCAGAGTGCTGGCTGTATGTTTAAAATAACACTCGGTTATGAAAGACACAAAAATGGCACTTAGATAATAAGGCTAACAGAATGAGTCTGTCCCAAATGATGCAGCTATATTTAGGTGGTGAGACTGCCCTGGCAGTGTCCCAGCTGCTGAATGACAGTGCAGACAGCGCTAGTCAGATTCCGATTCAGACATTGACTTGCATGGCTCAACACTGAGGGGAAGCATAGGATGCCAGACAACCCTCATCCAACCCATCGTACATCGCTTGACCACTGTGACCCATCTTATCTCCTGTCCTTAGTCCCTCGGCATCCGCCGCATGAACTCACTCTTGTCTCTTCTTTCTCGCGACAGGATACACCGCCGGGACGCCATACAAAGTGCCCCCCACCCAGACCAATGGAGCCCCCCCACCTTACTCCCCATCCCCCAACCCCTATGCCCAAGCCGCCATGTACCCCATCAGAAGTGCCTTCCCCCAGCAGAACCTCTATGCTCAGGTACGTTACCCTCTCCTGCACTGTGAAGGATGGATATGTGGATGAAAACGAATATGATTGTAGTGGACATATCATACATATTGCACCATTTGGACTTTtatcacagtacacacacacgcacactgtcaTCCACTGCCACTAGAGGCACCAAGTGGCAGACATCAATATTTCATATAAGCATGGAATAACAATGTGAACTAATAGACCTGCTGCAGATAAATTATGGGATAAACTTATGGATAAACTATGTTAGTTTAAGTTGCACTTTAAGTTAAACTTTAAGTTAAAGAGTCCCTGTCCTTACCAAGAGGAGATGAGCATTAAAGGGTGAGCCACCTATACCAGTAAACTTGGAATCCGATTTGTAActtgtacatgaaaaaaaagaCCAAGCCAAGTGTCCTTAAATCTTATTTGCATTGATCATTgattcatgtgaaatgtatgcTGACTTCAGCCAAGTTAGCTTCGCTATTGCTTTTGCAGATGATAGGAGCAGTGAAAGAGTGCAGTCCTCTGTCAGGGCAGAATGCCATGAGCTGTAAATCCATGGAGCTGCCTGGTGTGTTGGTTCCACTCCAACATTTAATGGGTTCGTCCCTGGCCCATGcgacacctttccaccaagttgcaTGAAAATCAGTCCAGCCATTTTTTTGCGTAATCCTGTACTGAGAAATGAAAACAACCTTCTCGGTGGTTGTAATGCCAATTTAAGGGCTTAAGTGTACTCTAGAAAGTCAGCGTTTTTGCGCAACATGGATGCTTACACGCATACTTGCATCTCAAAAGAATACTAGTGCTAATCTGTTTGTTTTAAAGACGGAATCTCCCTCTTGCTTTGAGCAAAACTCTCTGCTCACTCACTTCTGATCTAATCATCACAGCTGGTTTGACAAATGGATCGGCCAATCCTGTTGAGCCATTGTGAAAATACTGTTAGCCAAGGGCTCTAGAGCCATCATGGCTTCTCAAATGATGAGGATTAATTTGATGACAAATTCCACAGAGGAAGTCCATATCCAATATATTGCCAATGCGTCAGAGTTTTTATTTAGCCCAATAGATTATTACTTGGTCATTACTGCAATTCATAATATGTGTTCACATTTTTCAATCCTATATTCGAATTCAGGTTCTTGTTATCAAACTTACCTATTCCTTATCCTGTCCACTCTAGGAAGGTTGACATACGATACAAAACATAACAAAGGATTTGGtacaaacatcaaaatattcactTTTTTAGAACAGGAACATTAAGAAAACATAGTAGACATCTAAACTAGTTACACAGGCATAGTCATCTCCaaatgattatttttttatttcaatgtgTTGTAGTTTATTTCATGTCAGTTGTCTTTTCAGTTTCTGCAATATTGAAAGGGGAATCCCCTTCTCACCTGTAGTGTACAAATGTAGTGTGTTGTACAGCTTGCTGACCCTATACATATGGCTTGTAGTGAATGTAGGATGGGTGTGTTGAATGAGCAGAAATGGAAGTGATATTGCACTCATCTGCTGGTGCAGACAGATGCACCAGATACCACTTTCTACATTTGATCCATATTTGGACAAATTAATGGTCATTTGATATCCATGGAAGCAGGCACTAAATGGGCCAATAGTGAAGCCCATTTCCATAGGTCATTAGGTGTGTTTTGGTCCACTGTGGTATAGATTATTAGGTGATCAAAGGAAATGGGTGGAAATTGGTCTCTCACTGGGCTAAAAAGCGTGTGTGATGCCCTGAATGAATGGTTaagagatatgtgaaatgcattcgCTGCAAATTATCTTTTGTTTCAAGTGTCATGCCCTTTTCTGCCATGTGTGCGGTTAATTAATTTGTTTTTCATTGCCATTTGCTGAGACACAGTATCTGTCTATGCAGGGTGCTTACTACACACAGCCTGTGTATGCGGCCCAGCCGCACGTCATCCACCACACCACGGTGGTGCAGCCCAACAGCATCCCCTCTGCCATCTACCCTGCGCCAGTTCCTGCCCCGCGCTCCAACGGCGTGGCCATGGGCATGGTGGCCGGCACCACCATGGCCATGTCAGCAGGTGAGTTCTCACCAAAGcctatgcacacaaacacagtctggAACACTAACGCATGTACATGCTAAAACAGCCCCTCAAACTAAAGGGCATattacacaaagacacaatCTTTTAATCTGAGGCACACACACGGGTGCAGTGtatcacacagatacactcactTATATTTAGACACACAATTACCCAAATGGGCACACATATGGACGCAAAAGAAATACATACGGTATTAACATAGGGGGAAATTCTCACATGTGCGTAAGGGTGCGTAAATCAGAAAAAGCACGCAACTAAGCGTCTAAGCAACTAAGCGCTTTTCAGCCTGCGCATTCTACCCTTTTCAGCCTGCGCATTCTACCCTAAGTCTGTCTTTTACGTGCTATGAAGCCAGTTGGGTGGAGCTACTCCAAAATCTGGATGTTTCTTATGTATACAACTCTTGCACACATTCTGCCACTGACTTAAGCACCTTTCCAACTAAGCGCATCTGAGGGCTGTATTAAAGTTGAGCGCCACTACAAGGTGAAACAGCATATTGCTCGATGTcaccagtaggcctagttctaaataCATGTATCAAATGTGGAGCTTAATATGCTGATACAGCTTCATGTTTTCCTCCATTAGTGTCATTACCTTATTAATGATGCTAAATTGTTAAATAGAGAAAACCCTGTTATAATCACCCCATTTGGATATCGGAGCGACTTGAAGTCATCCTGAAGACGTGATGTCAtcatcccatagcctactttgtttgaatctgtccatttctttccaactTGACCGAAGTCATCCATACACTTGCACAGACGCCTGCACTATTGTCGAGCAGCGTTGTTTATATTCTCCTGTCTCTGGTTCGTTTGTAATGGTGGCTGGTATTGTTATGCCAGTCTCTCTGCTGTATTCGAAACTGCAGGTGTCAGTTAGTAtagataaatgaatattttgAGGAGCAGCTGCCATTGAAACTTTCTTTCTCAACAGTGAGTTTTAAATTATGAATCTACACACCTCAAACATGTCTTGACTCTTAATAAACATAATGTACCTCAGAGCAAAAGTGAAAGTCAATTCTTTGTTAGGCATGTTAGGCATGTGATAACACACCATGTAGGCCGTTAGCTATTCAGTTCACCTTGCTTACTTTTTCGAAATCAAAGACTGGTTTGTGTTCTTACTGGATTTAAATGGCATTCAGAAGGTCAATGAGAATGTCCACGTTCCACGTTTTCAAATCAACCTAAATTAACAAGGTGGTGGATCAGTTTGgttctattttaaataaatcacgCCTCTGTAAGACCGCCTTGATTTCGAACCTGCGTGCTGTCGTTGTGACAGATGCGGGAATGGGAGAATGCGTGTAACTGAAAAGTGCGTAACTAGAAGCGTATAAAAAGGGCTTACACACGAATGGGAGATTTCGGCCCAAACAGTATACTGCGTACTGATTTCACTGTCTGTAACATGTCTGTAACCCTATGATGTGTCAGTTGTTATGGACCCTGTATGAGGTGTTGATAGTCATCTGCTCCCCCCTCCAGGTACTCTGCTGACCACTCCTCAGCATACCCCTATAGGAGCTCATCCCGTCACCGTGCCAACATACAGGCCCCAAGGAACCCCTGGGTACAGCTATGTGCCACCTCACTGGTAGAGCTCATCTACCCTATCATGTAAGGGTGTTACaaacgcatgcacgcgcacacacacacacacacacacacacacacacacacacacacacacagacacccagacACCTTCAGTTCACAGAGCCAGTTACTCATTACCCAAGCTGGGGAAAGTGTGAAATGAGACTGGCTGCGTTTGATTCCCTGCCATCTTTGCATTGCAGATCTGGAGTCCAAACATCGTATGCAACTACTCAAGTCTTACATGGGCGCTCTGTGATCACCATGGAAACGCCACGTCTGTTTGcaagaacaaaagaaaaaaaagtgcaaGGGTCACTTTATGCATTCTTGAGTGTTTTTGTAAAAGctgcttttttattttatttttttatttaaagttttatttctgaacattttttttcttttgttttgcctATCAGTTGTTGCAGTTTTTTTACAATCTTGATCATTATTTCCAGAGAAACTCCAGAATGATTTTGACCAACCACATCTCTTAAGTGATCTGTTTATGTTCCGTAATGACgcttgtgtgtaggtgtgtgctaAGACGCGCAATGTCGTCACCATTATGgttatcatcataatcatgaacTTATGCTGCCAAATTTTCTAACTTTTAGATATtagcacagttttttttttttttttttttttttttttttcagttttgtttTCCTTATTCTCTCTCAGAATGGTCTGGGAAAGGTTAaggtgtttttattttaaacccgtttttattttcatgaagTTTTTGTTTCCCCTCAGATTTCTGTTCATCCTCCAGTACTGATAACAAGGGTGTCTTCCAGCTTGTAGCTGTTTATTAGGTAGATTTGTATTGAATATATTCGCTGTCTGGCAGTGCAAAACGTGGTTTTCAATTTCATTAGGTATCGGAATACTTAGTTTACACCGAGTAGAGAGCATTTTTTGAGTAAGCCAGTTTGTTTATTAGTCAGCTTCTAAATTATAACgcgtatatatatttataataggtgtgtgcatgtgtgtgctcatgccaCGCACGCAAATTGCACGTAGGCACATtcatgacaaaaacacacacggccccccactctcactcttgctacacacacatcacacataacaTACTCGTGTATGGGTGTGCAGTGGGTTCAAGGGTTGAACATTAAGCAggatctctgtgtgagtgtgtgcgtgtgtgtgtgaatatctgtgtgtgtgtgtgtgtgtgtgtgcgcgtgcgtgtgtgtgtgtggcacttaacTGGACTTTCAGGTCTGATTTCAATCTAATAATCAAAAATAGTGAATCTAAAATGAGTGCCAAGCCCTGCGAGGACATAAATGGGGGGTCAGGTTGTAACCGAGAACATTCAGGAAAACGGAAAACGCGTCAAGGAGTTAAAGGGATGACAGTGGATTGGGGGTTAAAATGGGTTTGGTCAGAACAGAACTCAAGACCAGATTACAGCAGAGGTCCACGGAGAGGTGCTGAGGGGGGtccacatctccctctctcctcgctGCCTCTGTGGCTAATAGACCAGTGGTACAGCACTGACCCACTTCCTCTGTGGGATGCTGGGTTATGGGTGGGCTTTGTTGCACAGAGTGAAATGTGTAGCGTCTGAGATCAAACCAGTTCTTAAATGCAATAATAAAGTCTGCCTTACTGGCCCAGAACAGTAATGATATTTTGTAAAAAGagcagagaaggggggagacAAAGGATAGTAATTCTGTGAACTATTCCAGGATATCCCAGTAGTCTACCATAATATACCCAGAAATGACTATAGTACAGTACATATCATAATAACCTTATTCAATATGTGTGAAGAAGCATTGCACAATGATAAATAAGACAATAAGTTCATTCAGTACATAGGTACAAggtacattattttatttaacaaaatgttaaggaaaaaaagaacaacTCTTTAGTATGGTACCCTTTAGTCACAATAACGTGTTTGTAAGTAATTCTCAGCGGACAGCATCAAGTATTCTTTTAATCATTAAGGCAAATTAACCACTATTTCAATATCTCAAGCTCAAGAAAGGTGATGTTTCTAAGTGGAGTAGCCTAGGCGTACAAGTGAACCATATTTGTCTGTAACATTGCATGGGTCATGCAGAAGAATGCAGTATATATCCTCACAAAGAGCAGCTTTGTGCTCTGTTGCAAAGCATGGTTGCATCAAGTTGGATTGCAGCTTTGGGTTGTGCTGTCAAAAATCTTTTCCGAGCAATCACATTCCCTCTATAGCTacaagagaaggatggagagtgTGTCAAAGCAGGGTGAAAAAAAGAGGCACTATTATATGGAGtatgtaatgttttaaaaacattCCTACTGAATGGGAGCACTTTGCGTACAGAGAAAATGGCATTCCAGAAGTCTAAGAACAACGACAGCGATGCATTCTGAAATTGAATTCAattctttttgttttggtttcgGGGTCTAAAATGATTCTGTTCAGATTTAGTTTCACTgcaggtgatttttttttttttttttactctttagGTTTGAGCTGCCTCACTGCTGGCAAAGGCGGTGAGGACTTTTACGAGCACATCAGCTCGAGCCCAGTCGAGGTCCTGTGTAAGCATTCTTCATTTCAATGTTGCTCTTTGCCTGAACTCTTTGACATCCTCTCTCGTCCATTTCTCCCGGAATTTGGGGTGGTCAAAACCAagacacaacaaaagcattcGCCTCTCAAATCAGTATTAGAGGGAGAATTCAAACGTGTTTCGTGTATCTATGCTACTCATTGATTTGTAACACTAAGACTTGAACAATGCAATGCGGTTTTTGATAGATTCTCTGGCCCCCTGTGGTTATCCACTGGTGATCCACAGTGGATTTCAGAACTCTAGAGATGCATCCTAGGATTTGGCAGTTGTCATTCAGTATATATTTTACACTGAGAGCTGaggtaaaggggaaaaaaagacaaaaacaaaatagttttcaaaacaaatatacaggttggttttaaaaaaaaaattgagagGAAATAACCTAGGATTTGCGGAAGTCCATTCTGACATGTGATTTAAGCGCTTTTTACCATAAGTGTTATTTAAGGTTTAATGATGATTGATGTTTATTATTCTTAAATAGAGGATCTTTATGGTTGAGCTGAAGTGTGGTGCGTCTGTGCGTCGGTCCGTGGGCATTTCAGAGCACAAGTCTAAAGGGGttctctttctcacatacaCTAGAGTCTTTCCTCGCCATCTCTGTAGCCCTGTAAAATTAAAAGTGGAGGGGGCACATGCTTCTTTATCTCAAAATGTAAGGGACTTCATATTATTAACTGTATATTTACAGCAAGACAATGTTTATTCACAGTTATATAAACTCCATTCAGTTAAAAAGAGACATAGAAGATCTGAGCTCCAAATCTATTCTGATCTATTAGAGTCAGGGGCCATTTACTCATTAGCAATTTCCTAAATTGAATGCAGACATCTGAGCCAGACCTAAAGGCCTGCGCTCCAGCTTATTCAGTCATTTATATTTCAGTGTGACAGAGTGGACATAAACAAGCCAAGTTGTCATTTATGAACCTGGAAAACTTGGCCAGTCATGGGTCGGCTGATGATTGTTGTTGGCAGGGAAACCGGGATGCAGGTATAGAAATGCATTTTCTGTTGCCATGACATTGGCCAGAGaggtcttttttttcttctttcaccCCATTCGTTGACATATGCTCATGTCACATCCCATCATACAACAATAGAATTTGAAACCAACACAAAACAAAGTGGTGTGATAATCTTATGTTTGTTTAGTATCAGAGGGAAGCACACAGTGCTTAAAGTAGCACCAGTCTGGTGCATGGCAAAGCAGACCGTTTGGCTCCTTCGGTAACAGGTCAACACAGTGCCCTGAACATGATCATGATGACCTGATTTGACTACATTCACATAATGTCACATATGACAACATTGGATTTTGTGTACATCATGTATCTTGCCCCTACCTTTTTTCAGACAGTATGTTTAGATGATCCCAAAACTGAGGTGGAAACCTGTAGGCAGATCACTACTGTGAAGAAAACAGTAAGTTCATTGTTAATAGGAGATTTTGATTTTAAAATgtaggacaaaaaaaaaaatgtgaaacacTAATTGTAATGTAAGAGTCCTTGTCTTCCAAGATATATCCTGAGCATTTATAGGGACTTCCCCCCCACCTAA is from Alosa alosa isolate M-15738 ecotype Scorff River chromosome 15, AALO_Geno_1.1, whole genome shotgun sequence and encodes:
- the fam168a gene encoding protein FAM168A isoform X1 yields the protein MASGHPTDKFTFLYQPDTSQNLKSKNRLSSTMNPVYSPVQPGTPYGNPKNMAYAGYPSGYPTTAPTYTPNLYQTGSPGYPPVLLVKQSWPQNPSGPGATDGSYDLAVDAGSESRQYQASSAAFRYTAGTPYKVPPTQTNGAPPPYSPSPNPYAQAAMYPIRSAFPQQNLYAQGAYYTQPVYAAQPHVIHHTTVVQPNSIPSAIYPAPVPAPRSNGVAMGMVAGTTMAMSAGTLLTTPQHTPIGAHPVTVPTYRPQGTPGYSYVPPHW
- the fam168a gene encoding protein FAM168A isoform X3, which codes for MASGHPTDKFTFLYQPDTSQNLKSKNRLSSTMNPVYSPVQPGTPYGNPKNMAYAGYPSGYPTTAPTYTPNLYQTGSPGYPPGYTAGTPYKVPPTQTNGAPPPYSPSPNPYAQAAMYPIRSAFPQQNLYAQGAYYTQPVYAAQPHVIHHTTVVQPNSIPSAIYPAPVPAPRSNGVAMGMVAGTTMAMSAGTLLTTPQHTPIGAHPVTVPTYRPQGTPGYSYVPPHW
- the fam168a gene encoding protein FAM168A isoform X2, translating into MNPVYSPVQPGTPYGNPKNMAYAGYPSGYPTTAPTYTPNLYQTGSPGYPPVLLVKQSWPQNPSGPGATDGSYDLAVDAGSESRQYQASSAAFRYTAGTPYKVPPTQTNGAPPPYSPSPNPYAQAAMYPIRSAFPQQNLYAQGAYYTQPVYAAQPHVIHHTTVVQPNSIPSAIYPAPVPAPRSNGVAMGMVAGTTMAMSAGTLLTTPQHTPIGAHPVTVPTYRPQGTPGYSYVPPHW